CTTCTTTCATGTACAAAATCGATTTATCCATGATAAGATAACTATATTTTCCCAATccttaaaatacataatatataagtacatcAATCTTCAACATGCTAAGCAATGATTTACatcgtatttaattattttactacattaattaataaatcaaattccACGATCAACAAATATATACGTTATCTTTGATTTATATCTCTAATCTAATTCTAAACAAAAGATTCTTCCGggttcataaatatttttaactaaGTGCAAGGAAATTACTATTACATACTATGTGGCATTTACTAAACAGTACATGTCAGAGTGATAGACCGAAAAAAACCGAAATGATTTTAGATTTATagtttcttgtttattttctttctcgatgatTGCAGACAAAGCAAGCTCGAAGGATAcagtttttgtttcttcttagaaaaaaaataacgttaaattTGGCGGGAAAATGCTTTACATtattagaatagaaaagataaatgaacgAAAGTAACATAGCCAatctaatagatatatatgataatttgaCAATTGTAATCATCGTAAAATCACTTGAAAAACGActctttgaattatttaatattttgtaatatcaagTGTGCCACGATCATGTACGCtaaaaaaacttttcaagGCCATACGTGGATTTCCCTTCATAAAGTAAGCACATCTAAACTGTGTTATTTGTAAAGAACAGAAATAACATCGATTTTAATATCCgatagaaattcttttatgGATTTCTTGATatctttatcaataattattataacaacgtGTAATCGTATACACACAACGTAACACAATTAATGAATGAGTTCTTCATATTTTAgattaatctttaattatcTGCTTTACTTTGTCATTTTGAAGTTGAAAACGCTCTCATGTGATAATCAATATCATATTAAATCTTGTTGTGGTTATAAGACAATAAAATCATTCATTTTTGTAGATTTAAAAGTCACAGTTCAACGTTCCTTCAACGAAGATAATATACTCTATGATTcccaattaataatataaatcgacGATGCCAAATACAATTTGAAGCGTAACATAGGATAAGACAAATAGTTCTCtacttttatcttcatttttaaatgaaacaaaagtgacagtatgaaagataatatatatctttctttattttcgtgcaaacataatcaaataattcataataggcttaagaaaaaaatgtttcaaatacTGCTGCGCgggaatttttaaattctactTAAAACTTTACAAGTAtctcaatattataattaacatgTATTGACTCATAAATGAGCCGgcaaaatgaataatttctcttttagaattttctttttaattttagtgTCAAagcatttaattaaatttttatatttaattttcttaataattaaccttaattaaattaaaaaaatgtatatggccgtcgaataataaataatatataataactttatcaattttctctacatttaattttctagagttaattaaaataatcaaatatagacatatatttaACTTTGTTATGCAAagtcataaataaaaaagaataatcatgACAATCGAAGAATTTTCGCGCTACGGTTTAAGATGTATCATTCATTGATTTGAAAaacatcgaaatatcgaaagaaacgatttaATCGAGTCTCACCCTTTAAAAGTTCGATGttgattctatttttttctttttctctcttttctttctctttctctcttttctctctctctctctctctctctctctctctctctctttctctttctctctgatacatatgcacacacaACACGCACACTATAAGCGAGTCTCCTTGTGAAACTTACAATGCAATGTATGCACGATCTGTTTACTACAAAATTATGATTGTTTAAACGTATGAACGGAACTCTTGAACAGCCGCGTGCGTACGTACGCTCACACAAGTGCAATGCTACAAAATGTATATGCGCTACAGAACTGACAATCGCGTTCCCCTACTCCTTTATTATCACTAACCAATCATAGCGCTCGCTGAACAACCCATGAAGTTTACCGCTACTTGCACTCGTGCATACCCGGTATTTCGCGTGTAGTTACACGATGCGCGAGAAATAGAACTTAGATATGTTCGCACgctgtatatatgtgcgtgcacGTGTGCGTACAATTACGTATCACGTACGATCCAAGATGGATACTTATATGGcgggaaatttaaaatatatttcagatatttagttaaatatttctttttttttctttttttccaagaagcattgtttttttttttttttttaatatgcataagtaatttgttaattttataaatggcatattaaaaataaaacgaatcgtAGGAACGATGGAATggaaaatattggaaatattttttatttttgtttactgtaattgtttcaataactgatagtatatgtatactttAAATACAAACTTCTCTCTGTCTTGAATCTAAGATATATCGTACTTCTatgtgaataatataaattaaaatatttgttaaagatataaaatcgattatactttaattttatacCGATCacaatttgttattgttaGAATTTCTATTTGAAAGCAAACAATTTAATGTCGATTATATGTACACATTTAAAATGCCGACATTCTATATAGCAGATAGATGCACACATGCatagaagataataatgttaatatccgTTTCTCAATCTACGTCGGCTGAATGGAGTTTGATGAAAACGTCGGCTGGCGTGTTTAAATTTAGATCGTTACAATTGTACCGACCCTCGTAGATCTATAATGTACACGAGGTAAGTGGCCCTTCCTGCAAGACGTATTACTTGTAGAAaggattattttctatgtatctTTCACatgcatatttttcatattgaaatgaaataagtataattcattttcaaatttgATCCTTtgtaatgtgtatatatatatatatacacaaacactcacatataaacatacatatacgtagtTCGTCGATTATCTATATTACTTAACaactaaagataatattacttctgacataatattcatatacaatatgaaatacaaatatgtaattattaacacatatacttatattttcgATCAGGTGATATCGAATTAtctagaaattttattaaatacttttactattatattttatgagcaataaataaattatacgcaCTATTCAGGTAACAAATCAGGTCCCAATTCTTCTTCTCCAAAATCGTCCTCTCTTTTCCCAGCAGCTGTCATCGGACGTGTAGGTAAAGGCCCAATAGGGTCGGTATAagtaatacctataataaaatcttataattattatatttatcttatatgataaatatattacattttatattacactTGACTTTTTGAATTATGGAAAATTACGACATTCATTATTATGCCTTAATCTAACGTTATATGAAACTTATGACTGTTAAGAATAGAATCCACAAACTAGTTAAAAACTCATTTATCATGTTGTTCAATCCATTAAGGAATCATATGCACAGCCTATAAATCTCTATGGTAGATATTCATCTCGTTTAAAACCATGCAGCACTAAACTATCGATAACCAATCTAATTTTACTCTAAAAAAGGCTTATGCTAATTAACAGTAATATTAGACGAATTTTTCCTTTTGGGCATACATTTATTCATCATTAATATGTAatctaacaataatattgtaataagtttaattgtaaaaaattttcattaaaataatacttacTGGTCTGTCcattaaaattcaattctaCAGAATTGTCTCCTTTAAAAATTCGAGTAGATCTGATGACTCCACCGCTATTTGATCCttgattatcttttttccctgGAATAGGACTGCTTCTATGATCCGATAATACGCTCATTCCAGAACCAGCTCGAGAAGAGTTATCGCTGTTACTTTTTCGCGAACCTTGAAAATAATAGTTACGATGTATATTGATTCtactatttgaaaatatatagaagaaacataaaaaatttatatataccagTAGTACCGGGCCTACCAGATCCTTGacgttcttttaattcttttgctttttctgcTTTCTTCAATTCAGTTGCATATAATTGAGTTTCTTTAAGACCCATGTCACTACATAAGCGTaccaaaaattttaaacattcaATATTCTCTGGAAATCTTTTGTGTATATCTTGATATTCTGAAAGAGCTTTATGAAATTGTCCGGTCCGTCTTAAGCAAGCAGCTACCAGTAATCTCCATCTAGGTTCATCGGGTGCAAGTTCCAcagctttttcaaaatataacaTTGCTTTCTCTGCAacctttatataataatataacattaatatctttatgtaattagatttatattatttatataaataaataatatagatatacattacCTGCATAGATATGAAATATGATCCTAACCAATCAATCACTTCATAATTAGCAGGGAAAAATCTATAAGActggaattaaaattaaaaaaattactgctaaaaagtgatataaaaagaataataataattaaataacaaattacACTTACATCactataaaattgatatgCCTGTTGTTTATCACCCAAACTGTCATACATCTCTCctaatttttgtaaaactcCTGGATCTGATGGAATTATACCTAACAATTGGTTATACCTATTACGGAAAATATTccaagttattattatttatgtaaataatataatgcaaCACacaagtaatatttaataccaTTCAGCTGCTTGTTCTGTATCATTAATAAGATGATATATTTGTCCAATCTGATACAATGTCTGTGGATCATATCTGACAATATTACGTAACTTCCAAAAACATTCCAAAGCTTCTTCATacatgttttgttttttatataccaaacctatataaatattgataaatatttcattgttaaacttctgataaattataaaataaaaatatacttaccCAAGTTATAAAGTGCTTGTATATGAGTAGCATCTGTATCTAGTGCACATAAAAGAAACTCCTTGGCTATAtccaattcattttttttcattgcacAAGCTGCTAAATTAACATAAGCAGCAGCATTATAACTATCTGCATTCCGTGCTGTTTCTGCACACTTTTCAGCTTGTTCATAATCACCTtgctaaaaaataaaattatattattattaaaatataaaaatagcacaatacattagaaaaatatcttaattacTTACaaggtaataaataaatgatagcATAGTTGATGCTGCACTGTTAGCTTTAATTTCactattttgaaaattttttaaagtatcAATAGCCAGTTGTGTTTCTTTATTGTGTAAGTAAACC
This Vespa velutina chromosome 10, iVesVel2.1, whole genome shotgun sequence DNA region includes the following protein-coding sequences:
- the LOC124952250 gene encoding intraflagellar transport protein 88 homolog isoform X1, which encodes MAAAGIIDDDIYTGYDDYPSIYSTKDLDQDELFQEAVKTSYAKRSIQTPKIPGSAMRLGTSSGFNRVGTTVSLRPNTGGLRPMTAVRGAGYTSNRQMFDPLNMSSNIRGPAPPLENNKENTPEEKIKISERKIMELIENSIEAACNNNMHVALERAREASSRERALIRLQEQAGLSDTHNVDLTFAVLFNLTIQYTNNEMYTEAIATYQAITRNRMFSNSGRLKVNMGNIYVKMGQLPQAIKMYRMAFDQAPIAHKDLRIKIMHNIGMLFVQMGRLEEAANSFEWVMREQPEFTAGLHAVLCHFALSHRDKMKRSFLELLEVQLNIDQEDKYNTSADDLDSNILYEVLKSDDLSKFEKELKLEGEKTILCAAKLIAPVIEDTVSAGFAWCVDAIKSSAYGTVAADLEINKAMVYLHNKETQLAIDTLKNFQNSEIKANSAASTMLSFIYYLQGDYEQAEKCAETARNADSYNAAAYVNLAACAMKKNELDIAKEFLLCALDTDATHIQALYNLGLVYKKQNMYEEALECFWKLRNIVRYDPQTLYQIGQIYHLINDTEQAAEWYNQLLGIIPSDPGVLQKLGEMYDSLGDKQQAYQFYSDSYRFFPANYEVIDWLGSYFISMQVAEKAMLYFEKAVELAPDEPRWRLLVAACLRRTGQFHKALSEYQDIHKRFPENIECLKFLVRLCSDMGLKETQLYATELKKAEKAKELKERQGSGRPGTTGSRKSNSDNSSRAGSGMSVLSDHRSSPIPGKKDNQGSNSGGVIRSTRIFKGDNSVELNFNGQTSITYTDPIGPLPTRPMTAAGKREDDFGEEELGPDLLPE
- the LOC124952250 gene encoding intraflagellar transport protein 88 homolog isoform X2, with translation MAAAGIIDDDIYTGYDDYPSIYSTKDLDQDELFQEAVKTSYAKRSIQTPKIPGSAMRLGTSSGFNRVGTTVSLRPNTGGLRPMTAVRGAGYTSNRQMFDPLNMSSNIRGPAPPLENNKENTPEEKIKISERKIMELIENSIEAACNNNMHVALERAREASSRERALIRLQEQAGLSDTHNVDLTFAVLFNLTIQYTNNEMYTEAIATYQAITRNRMFSNSGRLKVNMGNIYVKMGQLPQAIKMYRMAFDQAPIAHKDLRIKIMHNIGMLFVQMGRLEEAANSFEWVMREQPEFTAGLHAVLCHFALSHRDKMKRSFLELLEVQLNIDQEDKYNTSADDLDSNILYEVLKSDDLSKFEKELKLEGEKTILCAAKLIAPVIEDTVSAGFAWCVDAIKSSAYGTVAADLEINKAMVYLHNKETQLAIDTLKNFQNSEIKANSAASTMLSFIYYLQGDYEQAEKCAETARNADSYNAAAYVNLAACAMKKNELDIAKEFLLCALDTDATHIQALYNLGLVYKKQNMYEEALECFWKLRNIVRYDPQTLYQIGQIYHLINDTEQAAEWYNQLLGIIPSDPGVLQKLGEMYDSLGDKQQAYQFYSDSYRFFPANYEVIDWLGSYFISMQVAEKAMLYFEKAVELAPDEPRWRLLVAACLRRTGQFHKALSEYQDIHKRFPENIECLKFLVRLCSDMGLKETQLYATELKKAEKAKELKERQGSGRPGTTGSRKSNSDNSSRAGSGMSVLSDHRSSPIPGKKDNQGSNSGGVIRSTRIFKGDNSVELNFNGQTSITYTDPIGPLPTRPMTAAGKREDDFGEEELGPDLLPE